In Lates calcarifer isolate ASB-BC8 linkage group LG4, TLL_Latcal_v3, whole genome shotgun sequence, a genomic segment contains:
- the LOC108883672 gene encoding dipeptidyl peptidase 9 isoform X2, protein MHRVKRVRLCDNKEGIWKSCVTVSMTAVDGLSDSTEVVEMEDVPSQFFVEKHSWEGLRDIIHCSRKYSGMIANKAPHDFQFVQKKDENGPHSHRLYYLGMPYGSRENSLLYSEIPKKIRKEALLVLSWKQMLDHFQATPHQGAYSREEELLRERKRLGAFGITSYDYHAQTGLFLFQASNSLFYCQDGGNNGFISAPVKPVEIKTQCSGTRMDPKVCPGDPDFIAFINNNDLWIANIKTGEERRLTYCHKGVDNVKEDPKSAGVATFVIQEEFDRFTGYWWSPSAVEDPNGGKTVYLLYEEVDETEVEIIHVPSPALEERKADAYRYPRTGSKNPQATLKLAEIKTDHQGRIVSMQDKELVVPFTSLFPGTEYIARVGWTSDGKYGWAVLLDRSQRKLQLVLLPPALFIPVTDDPAQRQESLEAVPSNTQPYVIYEETTDVWINVHDIFYPFIQTTEDEFTFIWVNESKTGFSHLYKITSLLQPGCYHWAEDYQHIEGEFRCAIKEEITLTSGEWEVLARHGSKIWVNEATKLVYFQGTRDTPLEHHLYVVSYDSPGDVVRLTKPGFSHSCSVSQNFDFFVSHYSNVSTPPCVHVYKLTSSEGDPLHMVPEFWASMMESPGCPGDYNPPEIFDFPGKSGFQLYGMVYKPHNLQPGRKHPTVLFVYGGPQVQLVNNSFKGMKYLRLNTLASLGYAVVVIDGRGSCQRGLEFEGALKNKMGQVEIEDQVEGLQYVAEKFNFVDLSRVAIHGWSYGGFLSLMGLIQRPNVFKLAIAGAPVTVWMAYDTGYTERYMDVPENNQHGYEEGSVALHVDKLPSEPNRLLILHGFLDENVHFFHTNFLVSQIIRAGKPYQLQVYPNERHSIRCPESGEHYEIMLLHFLQQYL, encoded by the exons ctgtgtgacagtgagcatGACGGCTGTGGACGGCCTTTCAGACAGTACGGAGGTGGTGGAGATGGAGGATGTCCCGTCTCAGTTCTTTGTGGAGAAACACTCTTGGGAGGGCCTTCGTGACATTATCCACTGTAGCAGGAAGTACTCGGGCATGATTGCTAACAAGGCCCCCCATGACTTTCAGTTTGTGCAGAAGAAGGATGAGAATGGACCCCATTCCCACCGGTTGTACTACCTCG GAATGCCTTATGGGAGCAGGGAGAACTCATTACTCTACTCAGAAATCCCCAAGAAGATCCGTAAAGAGGCCCTTTTagtgttgtcatggaaacagaTGCTGGATCACTTCCAG GCTACACCGCACCAGGGAGCCTATTCCCGAGAGGAGGAGTTGCTGAGAGAGCGGAAACGTTTGGGAGCATTTGGTATCACCTCCTATGACTACCATGCTCAGACGGGCCTGTTTCTCTTCCAAGCCAGCAATAGCCTCTTCTACTGTCAGGATGGAGGCAACAATGGCTTCATC TCTGCTCCTGTAAAGCCTGTTGAGATCAAGACCCAGTGCTCAGGGACCCGTATGGATCCCAAGGTCTGCCCTGGAGACCCTGACTTCATAGCCTTCATCAACAATAATGACCTATGGATAGCCAACATTAAGACTGGCGAGGAAAGGAGACTCACTTACTGCCACAAAG GTGTGGATAATGTTAAGGAGGACCCCAAGTCTGCAGGTGTAGCAACATTTGTCATCCAGGAAGAGTTTGACCGTTTTACTGGTTACTGGTGGAGCCCCTCTGCAGTGGAAG aCCCTAACGGAGGTAAAACAGTGTACCTTCTGTATGAAGAGGTGGATGAGACAGAAGTAGAAATTATTCATGTTCCATCTCCAGCACTGGAGGAGCGGAAAGCAGACGCGTACAGATATCCTCGTACAG gTAGCAAAAATCCCCAGGCTACCCTTAAGCTGGCAGAGATCAAGACAGACCATCAAGGAAGA ATTGTGAGCATGCAAGATAAAGAACTGGTCGTCCCTTTCACCTCCTTGTTTCCTGGGACAGAATACATTGCCAGAGTAGGATGGACGAGTGATGGCAAATA TGGCTGGGCAGTGCTTCTGGACCGCAGTCAGAGGAAACTACAGCTGGTCCTGCTGCCTCCAGCCCTCTTCATCCCTGTCACAGACGATCCAGCTCAGAGGCAGGAGAGCCTGGAGGCCGTGCCCAGTAACACACAGCCATACGTAATCTATGAAGAGACCACTGATGTCTGGATTAAT GTTCACGATATATTCTATCCCTTTATTCAAACTACAGAAGATGAGTTTACTTTCATTTGGGTAAATGAGTCTAAAACAGGTTTCAGCCACCTGTATAAAATCACATCCCTGTTACAACCGGGCTGCTACCACTGGGCAGAGGACTACCAACACATAGAGG gAGAGTTCAGATGTGCAATCAAGGAGGAGATTACACTGACCAGTGGAGAATGGGAAGTGCTGGCAAGACATGGTTCCAAG ATCTGGGTCAATGAGGCAACAAAGCTGGTGTACTTCCAGGGAACCAGAGACACTCCATTGGAGCACCACCTCTACGTGGTCAGCTATGACTCACCTGGAGATGTGGTCAGACTAACCAAACCTGGCTTCTCTCATAGCTGCTCTGTTAGTCAG aaCTTTGACTTTTTTGTCAGCCACTACAGTAACGTGAGCACGCCTCCATGTGTTCACGTCTACAAACTCACCAGTTCAGAAGGTGACCCACTACACATGGTACCTGAGTTCTGGGCCAGCATGATGGAATCACCAG GTTGCCCAGGAGATTACAATCCACCTGAGATTTTTGACTTTCCAGGGAAGTCGGGTTTCCAGCTTTATGGGATGGTATACAAACCTCACAACCTGCAGCCTGGCAGGAAACACCCAACAGTTCTCTTTGTGTATGGAGGCCCACAG gtgcaGCTGGTGAACAACTCCTTCAAGGGGATGAAGTACCTCCGTCTGAACACACTGGCCTCTCTGGGCTATGCTGTGGTCGTCATTGATGGGAGGGGTTCCTGTCAGAGGGGCCTTGAATTTGAAGgagcactgaaaaacaaaatg GGTCAGGTGGAGATTGAGGACCAGGTGGAGGGGCTGCAGTATGTGGCGGAGAAGTTTAACTTTGTGGACCTGAGCCGTGTCGCTATCCACGGCTGGTCCTACGGGGGTTTCCTCTCACTCATGGGCCTCATCCAGCGACCTAATGTCTTCAAG CTGGCTATTGCAGGTGCCCCAGTGACTGTGTGGATGGCCTATGACACCGGCTACACAGAGCGTTACATGGATGTGCCTGAGAACAACCAGCACGGCTATGAGGAAGGATCCGTGGCCTTGCACGTGGACAAGCTGCCTAGCGA GCCCAATCGTTTGCTGATTCTTCACGGATTTCTAGATGAGAATGTGCACTTTTTCCACACCAATTTCCTAGTGTCACAGATAATCCGTGCTGGGAAGCCCTACCAGCTTCAG GTCTACCCCAACGAGCGACACAGTATTCGCTGCCCTGAGTCTGGAGAGCACTACGAGATAATGCTGCTGCACTTTCTACAACAATACCTCTGA
- the LOC108883672 gene encoding dipeptidyl peptidase 9 isoform X1 — protein sequence MHRVKRVRLCDNKEGIWKSCVTVSMTAVDGLSDSTEVVEMEDVPSQFFVEKHSWEGLRDIIHCSRKYSGMIANKAPHDFQFVQKKDENGPHSHRLYYLGMPYGSRENSLLYSEIPKKIRKEALLVLSWKQMLDHFQATPHQGAYSREEELLRERKRLGAFGITSYDYHAQTGLFLFQASNSLFYCQDGGNNGFIQSAPVKPVEIKTQCSGTRMDPKVCPGDPDFIAFINNNDLWIANIKTGEERRLTYCHKGVDNVKEDPKSAGVATFVIQEEFDRFTGYWWSPSAVEDPNGGKTVYLLYEEVDETEVEIIHVPSPALEERKADAYRYPRTGSKNPQATLKLAEIKTDHQGRIVSMQDKELVVPFTSLFPGTEYIARVGWTSDGKYGWAVLLDRSQRKLQLVLLPPALFIPVTDDPAQRQESLEAVPSNTQPYVIYEETTDVWINVHDIFYPFIQTTEDEFTFIWVNESKTGFSHLYKITSLLQPGCYHWAEDYQHIEGEFRCAIKEEITLTSGEWEVLARHGSKIWVNEATKLVYFQGTRDTPLEHHLYVVSYDSPGDVVRLTKPGFSHSCSVSQNFDFFVSHYSNVSTPPCVHVYKLTSSEGDPLHMVPEFWASMMESPGCPGDYNPPEIFDFPGKSGFQLYGMVYKPHNLQPGRKHPTVLFVYGGPQVQLVNNSFKGMKYLRLNTLASLGYAVVVIDGRGSCQRGLEFEGALKNKMGQVEIEDQVEGLQYVAEKFNFVDLSRVAIHGWSYGGFLSLMGLIQRPNVFKLAIAGAPVTVWMAYDTGYTERYMDVPENNQHGYEEGSVALHVDKLPSEPNRLLILHGFLDENVHFFHTNFLVSQIIRAGKPYQLQVYPNERHSIRCPESGEHYEIMLLHFLQQYL from the exons ctgtgtgacagtgagcatGACGGCTGTGGACGGCCTTTCAGACAGTACGGAGGTGGTGGAGATGGAGGATGTCCCGTCTCAGTTCTTTGTGGAGAAACACTCTTGGGAGGGCCTTCGTGACATTATCCACTGTAGCAGGAAGTACTCGGGCATGATTGCTAACAAGGCCCCCCATGACTTTCAGTTTGTGCAGAAGAAGGATGAGAATGGACCCCATTCCCACCGGTTGTACTACCTCG GAATGCCTTATGGGAGCAGGGAGAACTCATTACTCTACTCAGAAATCCCCAAGAAGATCCGTAAAGAGGCCCTTTTagtgttgtcatggaaacagaTGCTGGATCACTTCCAG GCTACACCGCACCAGGGAGCCTATTCCCGAGAGGAGGAGTTGCTGAGAGAGCGGAAACGTTTGGGAGCATTTGGTATCACCTCCTATGACTACCATGCTCAGACGGGCCTGTTTCTCTTCCAAGCCAGCAATAGCCTCTTCTACTGTCAGGATGGAGGCAACAATGGCTTCATC CAGTCTGCTCCTGTAAAGCCTGTTGAGATCAAGACCCAGTGCTCAGGGACCCGTATGGATCCCAAGGTCTGCCCTGGAGACCCTGACTTCATAGCCTTCATCAACAATAATGACCTATGGATAGCCAACATTAAGACTGGCGAGGAAAGGAGACTCACTTACTGCCACAAAG GTGTGGATAATGTTAAGGAGGACCCCAAGTCTGCAGGTGTAGCAACATTTGTCATCCAGGAAGAGTTTGACCGTTTTACTGGTTACTGGTGGAGCCCCTCTGCAGTGGAAG aCCCTAACGGAGGTAAAACAGTGTACCTTCTGTATGAAGAGGTGGATGAGACAGAAGTAGAAATTATTCATGTTCCATCTCCAGCACTGGAGGAGCGGAAAGCAGACGCGTACAGATATCCTCGTACAG gTAGCAAAAATCCCCAGGCTACCCTTAAGCTGGCAGAGATCAAGACAGACCATCAAGGAAGA ATTGTGAGCATGCAAGATAAAGAACTGGTCGTCCCTTTCACCTCCTTGTTTCCTGGGACAGAATACATTGCCAGAGTAGGATGGACGAGTGATGGCAAATA TGGCTGGGCAGTGCTTCTGGACCGCAGTCAGAGGAAACTACAGCTGGTCCTGCTGCCTCCAGCCCTCTTCATCCCTGTCACAGACGATCCAGCTCAGAGGCAGGAGAGCCTGGAGGCCGTGCCCAGTAACACACAGCCATACGTAATCTATGAAGAGACCACTGATGTCTGGATTAAT GTTCACGATATATTCTATCCCTTTATTCAAACTACAGAAGATGAGTTTACTTTCATTTGGGTAAATGAGTCTAAAACAGGTTTCAGCCACCTGTATAAAATCACATCCCTGTTACAACCGGGCTGCTACCACTGGGCAGAGGACTACCAACACATAGAGG gAGAGTTCAGATGTGCAATCAAGGAGGAGATTACACTGACCAGTGGAGAATGGGAAGTGCTGGCAAGACATGGTTCCAAG ATCTGGGTCAATGAGGCAACAAAGCTGGTGTACTTCCAGGGAACCAGAGACACTCCATTGGAGCACCACCTCTACGTGGTCAGCTATGACTCACCTGGAGATGTGGTCAGACTAACCAAACCTGGCTTCTCTCATAGCTGCTCTGTTAGTCAG aaCTTTGACTTTTTTGTCAGCCACTACAGTAACGTGAGCACGCCTCCATGTGTTCACGTCTACAAACTCACCAGTTCAGAAGGTGACCCACTACACATGGTACCTGAGTTCTGGGCCAGCATGATGGAATCACCAG GTTGCCCAGGAGATTACAATCCACCTGAGATTTTTGACTTTCCAGGGAAGTCGGGTTTCCAGCTTTATGGGATGGTATACAAACCTCACAACCTGCAGCCTGGCAGGAAACACCCAACAGTTCTCTTTGTGTATGGAGGCCCACAG gtgcaGCTGGTGAACAACTCCTTCAAGGGGATGAAGTACCTCCGTCTGAACACACTGGCCTCTCTGGGCTATGCTGTGGTCGTCATTGATGGGAGGGGTTCCTGTCAGAGGGGCCTTGAATTTGAAGgagcactgaaaaacaaaatg GGTCAGGTGGAGATTGAGGACCAGGTGGAGGGGCTGCAGTATGTGGCGGAGAAGTTTAACTTTGTGGACCTGAGCCGTGTCGCTATCCACGGCTGGTCCTACGGGGGTTTCCTCTCACTCATGGGCCTCATCCAGCGACCTAATGTCTTCAAG CTGGCTATTGCAGGTGCCCCAGTGACTGTGTGGATGGCCTATGACACCGGCTACACAGAGCGTTACATGGATGTGCCTGAGAACAACCAGCACGGCTATGAGGAAGGATCCGTGGCCTTGCACGTGGACAAGCTGCCTAGCGA GCCCAATCGTTTGCTGATTCTTCACGGATTTCTAGATGAGAATGTGCACTTTTTCCACACCAATTTCCTAGTGTCACAGATAATCCGTGCTGGGAAGCCCTACCAGCTTCAG GTCTACCCCAACGAGCGACACAGTATTCGCTGCCCTGAGTCTGGAGAGCACTACGAGATAATGCTGCTGCACTTTCTACAACAATACCTCTGA
- the angptl4 gene encoding angiopoietin-related protein 4, whose amino-acid sequence MKTTLATLILCLVVLMATGFPFERKGGSSSGGAAKEKRVQYAAWDDVNVIAHGLLQLGQGLKEHVDKTKVQMRDISTKLKVFNRTVTELGKESQRLRVEGEALKVHAQGLEDREGQLLNVTAELREKAEEMQQERRTMSERISRLEERVDSMLQGDAVLSDTNAAKNRSDARNIQLMLEAQNRRIDDLMERIRLQQEKLDKQNVRIRTLQSQIQQSRQRPSPRSSSTDGSEQRGGVAEQGDSPVEMASDCHELFLRGESTSGVYTIQPINAEPFKVFCEMTADGGWTVIQRRQDGSVDFDQLWQAYEKGFGNLNGEFWLGLEKIHSIAKDGGYILNVKLSDWGDDLATVRLPFRLGGEETKYSLQIQEVDTFSTLESSLGTDATSGLPFSTRDRDNDQKNDTNCAKHLSGGWWFSNCGRSNLNGRYFQSPPPKQRHQRKQGIFWKTWRGRYYPLKSSKMMIAPTAIENKS is encoded by the exons ATGAAGACAACACTGGCAACTCTGATTCTCTGCCTGGTGGTGCTCATGGCCACAGGTTTCCCTTttgagaggaaaggaggatCATCCTCCGGAGGCGCTGCCAAGGAGAAGCGCGTACAGTATGCAGCGTGGGATGATGTGAATGTCATTGCCCAcggcctgctgcagctgggccAGGGGCTGAAGGAGCATGTTGACAAGACCAAAGTCCAGATGAGGGACATCTCCACCAAGCTGAAGGTCTTCAACCGCACAGTGACCGAGCTGGGAAAGGAAAGCCAGAGGCTGCGAGTGGAAGGGGAGGCCCTGAAGGTTCATGCCCAGGgactggaggacagagaggggcAGCTGCTCAATGTAACGGCCGAGCTGAGGGAGAAGGCAGAGGAGatgcagcaggagaggaggacaaTGAGCGAGAGGATAAGCCGGCTGGAGGAGAGGGTGGACAGCATGCTGCAGGGAGATGCAGTGCTGTCTGACACAAATGCTGCCAAGAACAGGAGTGATGCTCGCAACATCCAG CTGATGCTGGAGGCTCAGAACAGACGCATTGACGATCTGATGGAGAGGATCAGACTCCAGCAGGAGAAGCTTGACAAGCAGAACGTGCGCATCAGGACGCTGCAAAGTCAG ATCCAGCAATCACGACAGAGACCGTCCCCGCGGAGCAGCAGCACTGACGGCTCCGAGCAGAGAGGCGGCGTCGCGGAGCAAGGCGACTCACCAGTCG AGATGGCATCAGACTGTCATGAGCTGTTTTTGAGAGGAGAGTCCACCAGCGGGGTCTACACCATCCAGCCAATAAACGCAGAGCCATTTAAAGTCTTCTGTGAGATGACAGCTG ATGGTGGATGGACAGTGATCCAAAGGCGCCAAGATGGCTCAGTGGACTTTGACCAGCTATGGCAAGCCTATGAGAAAGGCTTTGGCAATCTGAATG GAGAGTTCTGGTTGGGTCTGGAAAAGATCCACTCCATTGCCAAAGATGGCGGCTACATCCTCAACGTCAAGCTCTCCGACTGGGGGGATGACTTAGCAACCGTCCGCCTCCCCTTCCGACTGGGCGGAGAGGAAACCAAATACTCGCTCCAGATCCAGGAGGTCGACACTTTCAGCACCTTGGAGAGTTCCCTGGGCACTGACGCCACCTCCGGCCTGCCCTTCTCCACTCGCGACCGAGACAACGACCAGAAAAATGACACCAACTGCGCCAAGCACCTTTCTG GTGGTTGGTGGTTCAGTAACTGCGGTCGCTCCAACCTAAATGGCAGATACTTCCAGAGTCCTCCTCCCAAGCAGCGACACCAGAGGAAGCAGGGCATCTTCTGGAAGACCTGGAGAGGCCGCTACTACCCTCTGAAGTCCAGCAAAATGATGATCGCCCCCACTGCAATCGAGAACAAGTCATAA